One Ciconia boyciana chromosome 9, ASM3463844v1, whole genome shotgun sequence genomic window carries:
- the COG8 gene encoding conserved oligomeric Golgi complex subunit 8 isoform X2, which yields MAAALAAGRRLAGRARPGPPGRGCGDGAGWGERERSYWRALRRRVLGPPAPPFADPCQVGAPVLRAAAAAVAPERLGGPELRELAAALAAGLRRGPCLGLSAPQLGVPLRVFAAELSPGRCRRYPPALRRAHRIEPFPLRLLVNPALRVLDARLVTAPEGCASLKGFSAYVPRHWAVHVSGVDEHGEPVSWEATGWAARIVQHEMDHLDGILYIDRMDPRTFTNVAWMELLD from the exons AtggcggcggcgctggcggcggggcggcggctgGCGGGacgggcccggccgggccctcCGGGCCGCGGGTGCGGGGACGGGGCGGGCTGGGGCGAGCGGGAGCGCTCGTACTGGCGGGCGCTGCGGCGGAGGGTGCtgggcccgcccgccccgcccttCGCCGACCCCTGCCAGGTGGGCGCCCCGGTGctgcgcgccgccgccgccgccgtggcCCCGGAACGGTTGGGCGGCCCCGAGCTGCGGGAgctggcggcggcgctggcggccGGGCTGCGGCGCGGGCCGTGCCTGGGGCTGAGCGCCCCGCAGCTGGGCGTGCCGCTGCGCGTCTTCGCCGCCGAGCTGTcccccggccgctgccgccggtACCCGCCGGCGCTCCGCCGCGCCCACCGCATCGAGCCCTTCCCGCTCCGCCTGCTCGTCAACCCCGCGCTCCGCGTCCTCGACGCCCGGCTCGTCACCGCCCCCGAGGGCTGCGCCAGCCTCAAGGGCTTCTCCGCCTACGTCCCGCGCCACTGGGCCGTCCACGTCTCCG GCGTGGACGAGCACGGGGAGCCGGTGAGCTGGGAGGCGACGGGCTGGGCCGCCCGCATCGTCCAGCACGAGATGGACCACCTGGATGGCATCCTCTACATCGACCGCATGGACCCCCGCACCTTCACCAACGTCGCCTGGATGGAGCTCCTGGACTGa